Proteins encoded within one genomic window of Pongo abelii isolate AG06213 chromosome 18, NHGRI_mPonAbe1-v2.0_pri, whole genome shotgun sequence:
- the ITPRIPL2 gene encoding inositol 1,4,5-trisphosphate receptor-interacting protein-like 2 — protein MSVHYTLNLRVFWPLVTGLCTALVCLYHVLRGSGGARAEPADGVDGGFPLIKVAVLLLLSYVLLRCRHAVRQRFLPGSPRLEGHAAFSSRHFREPGLSILLESYYEHEVRLSPHVLGHSKAHVSRIVGELVRAGRARGSPGLIPGGALALAFRGDFIQVGSAYEQHKIRRPDSFDVLVPLRLPPLVALEPRSLGEEPALAPAFRGCFLCALKAPPSPSGASGGHWLRDCKPFADAFCVDVRGRRHLSATLVLRWFQSHLQRSLATVRYSLEGRCRVTLTPGGLEQPPTLHILPCRTDYGCCRLSMAVRLIPAVHLGDGVFLVAPPSPPLPSAPLLELPEGLRAEALWGVNTARQEQKLLSWLQERAAPGACYLKCLQLLKALRDLGARGLDSAAATQWGRILSSYVLKTVLLAVLLRKGAPGQGWDEEHLGKCLEELVQFLRDCLLRRHTLFHCVLGPGGAAAEVGPLPKALREAAPVDLLAAFDGHARELAAARLLSTWQRLPQLLRAYGGPRYLARCPPPRSQRTQGFLEGDP, from the coding sequence ATGTCGGTGCACTACACCCTCAATCTACGCGTCTTCTGGCCCCTGGTGACCGGCCTGTGCACCGCCCTGGTGTGCCTCTACCATGTCCTGCGGGGAAGCGGGGGCGCCCGGGCCGAGCCCGCCGACGGCGTGGACGGCGGCTTCCCGTTGATCAAGGTGGCCGTCCTGCTCCTCCTCAGCTATGTCCTCCTGCGCTGTCGCCACGCTGTCCGGCAGCGCTTCCTGCCCGGGTCTCCCCGTCTGGAGGGTCACGCCGCCTTCTCCTCGAGACACTTCCGAGAGCCGGGCCTCAGCATCCTGCTGGAGAGTTACTACGAGCACGAGGTGCGCCTGTCTCCGCACGTGTTGGGCCACAGCAAGGCGCACGTGAGCCGGATCGTGGGCGAGCTGGTGCGGGCTGGCCGCGCCCGGGGCTCCCCCGGTCTCATTCCTGGGGGAGCGCTGGCCTTGGCCTTCCGCGGAGACTTCATCCAGGTGGGCAGCGCCTACGAGCAACATAAAATCCGCCGGCCCGACAGCTTCGACGTGCTGGTGCCACTGCGCCTCCCGCCGCTTGTGGCGCTGGAGCCACGGAGCCTGGGCGAGGAGCCAGCGCTGGCCCCAGCCTTCCGCGGATGCTTCTTGTGCGCCCTCAAGGCACCACCCTCACCATCGGGGGCCTCGGGGGGCCACTGGCTTCGGGACTGCAAACCCTTTGCTGATGCCTTCTGCGTGGATGTGCGCGGGCGGCGTCACCTCTCTGCTACTCTGGTGCTGCGCTGGTTCCAGTCGCATCTGCAGCGCTCCTTGGCCACTGTGCGTTACAGCCTGGAGGGGCGCTGTCGGGTCACCTTGACCCCAGGTGGCCTGGAACAGCCCCCCACCTTACACATCTTGCCCTGCCGCACTGACTACGGCTGCTGCCGCCTTTCCATGGCTGTGCGTCTCATCCCCGCTGTCCATctgggagatggagtcttccttGTGGCGCCACCATCGCCACCCTTGCCCAGCGCGCCCCTGTTGGAGCTCCCTGAGGGCCTGCGTGCGGAGGCACTGTGGGGTGTGAACACAGCACGCCAGGAGCAGAAGCTGCTGAGTTGGCTGCAGGAacgggcagctccaggtgcctgCTACCTCAAGTGCCTGCAGTTGCTTAAGGCTCTGCGCGATCTGGGCGCCCGTGGGCTGGACTCAGCGGCCGCCACCCAGTGGGGACGCATCCTGTCCTCATATGTGCTCAAGACAGTGCTGCTGGCAGTGCTGCTGCGCAAGGGGGCCCCTGGGCAAGGCTGGGACGAGGAGCACCTGGGAAAGTGTTTGGAGGAGTTGGTGCAGTTCCTTAGGGACTGCCTGCTGCGACGCCATACGCTCTTCCACTGCGTCCTGGGCCCTGGTGGGGCGGCTGCCGAGGTGGGTCCTCTGCCCAAGGCACTGAGGGAAGCCGCCCCAGTTGACCTCCTGGCCGCTTTCGACGGGCACGCCCGGGAACTTGCAGCAGCGCGGTTGCTGTCCACGTGGCAAAGGCTGCCCCAGCTTCTCCGGGCCTACGGGGGTCCCCGCTACCTTGCCAGGTGCCCCCCACCCCGGAGTCAGCGCACCCAGGGCTTCCTTGAAGGTGACCCATAA